GCGGTGCTGGAGACGTCGGCGTCGGCGAACGTGCGGTTCTACCGGCGGCTCGGATTCGAGGTGACCGGGCAGGTGACTGTGCCCGGCGGTGGTCCCCCCGTGTGGGCGATGCGCCGTCCCGCGCCGGCGTGTAGGCCTCGCCGGACCGGGTAGGTCGCGCGGATGGAGCTGGTCGAGGAGTCGCCGTATCGCTTCCGGATCGACCGGCACGACCCGATGCGGGTGCCGGGGGTGGTGTTCGCGACGGAGTCGCTACTGCCCGACGCCGGAGCGGACAAGTCCCTGGAGCAGGTGGTCAACGTCGCCACCCTGCCGGGCATCGTCGACGCGTCGTACGCGATGCCGGACGTGCACTGGGGCTATGGGTTTCCGATCGGCGGGGTCGCCGCCACCGACGTCGAGGCCGGCGGGGTGGTGTCGCCGGGCGGGGTGGGATTCGACATTTCTTGCGGGGTGCGGCTGCTCGCCGCCGACCTCGACCTCGCCGCGCTGCGCCCGAGGCTCGAGGCGGTGATGGACGGGCTGGGCGACTCGACGCCGCGCGGCGTGGGCAGGGGCGCGGTGTGGCACCTGTCGGGGAGATCGGAACTCGAGGCGGTGTTGCGCGGCGGGTCCCGGTACGCGGTCGAGCGTGGCTTCGGCGTCGAGCGGGACCTTGAGCGCTGCGAGGACTACGGCGCGGTGGACGACGCGAACCCGGCGCTGGTGGGCGAGCGGGCCATCGAGCGGGGTGCCCGACAGGTGGGCAGCCTCGGTTCGGGCAACCACTTCCTGGAGGTGCAGTCGGTCGAGGAGGTCTACGACGAGGCGGTCGCCGGCGTCTTCGGCCTGCGGCCGGGTCAGGTCACGGTCATGATCCACTGCGGTTCCCGGGGCCTGGGCCACCAGATCTGCACCGACTATGTGCGGACGATGGAGGCGGCGATGCGCCAGCACCGCATCCAGGTGCCGGACCGGCAGCTCGCCTGCGCCCCGGTCGACTCGCACGAGGGCCGTGCCTACCTGGGCGCGATGGCTGCCGCCGCCAACTACGCTCGGGCGAACCGGCAACTGCTCGCCCATGCCGCCGGCACGGTCTTCCGGCGCGTCACCGGCAGCCGCCTCGACCTGGTGTACGACATCTCGCACAACCTCGCGAAGCTCGAGACCCACGGAACCGACGGGGACGCCCGCCGCCTCTGCGTGCACCGCAAAGGCGCCACCCGGGCGTTGCCCCCGGGACATGCGGACCTGCCCGCCGACCTGCGTGACGTGGGCCAGCCGGTGCTGATCCCGGGCTCGATGGGCACCGGCTCGTACGTGCTCGCGGGGGTGCCTGGGGCGCCCGCGTTCGCGTCCACGTGCCACGGCGCCGGCCGGGTGCAGAGCCGCAAGCAGGCGGTCAAGGCCGAGCGCGGCCACGATCCGCGCCGCCAACTGGCGGCGCGGAACGTCGCCGTACGCGGGGTTTCCCGAAAGGGACTGGCCGAGGAGATGCCGGCGGCCTACAAGGACATCTCGGCGGTGGTCGAGGCGGCCGAGGGCGCCGGGCTGTGCCGAAAGGTGGCCCGCGTGGTCCCGATCGGAGTGGTCAAGGGCTGACTGCCCGTCACACGTCGAGGGTCACCGTGCAGGACCATCCCGGTCCGTCCGGGCTGAACCGCAGCTCGTGCAGGGCGACCGCCTTGGGCACCGAGCCGACCAGCTCCACCTCGTCGGTGTCGACGGTGTGCCAGCGGACCCGCAGCCCGCCGGCGCCGTCGTCGGTGACCTCGGTTTCCAACGGCAGCTCGCCCGCGGTGTCCATCCGGAAGATCACCTCATCGAGGACGCTCACGAGGAGATCCTCGTCCTGCTCGGCGCGGGCGTGGAACTCCCGCTCGTCCTGCGGACGGGCCCCGCCCGGGTCGGTGAACATGTCCACCAGCGCGGTCACCGCCTCGGCCACGCAGGACTCCCGGGTCGGCGCCCACGCCTCGATCCGGACGTCCGCGGTGTGTGGGACGCACCGGTGGCCACGCTCCGGTCGGGGATCCACCTCCCGATCATCCGGCACGGTGTCCTCCGACGGGGCGGGGTTCTCTCCGGGGCATCCCGGAGAGAACCCCGGAATTCGGTCCGGTGGGTGGCCGTCCGACCGATAGGAAGGGAAACTACAGGTACCGACGCTACTGGAGGTACCACCGTGGCCGTCCGACGACCATCCTTGGTCCGACTCCTGCTCGGCCTGCTCGCCGTCAGCCTCGTCCTCTGCTGTGGTGGGGTGGCGGCCGGCGGTTGGGCGTACGTCCGGGTCGGCACCGACACCGTCGGCCAGGTCGACTTCGTCCGCCCGCTCGCGGTCCCGCCACTCGCCGAATCGCGGGTCGACGAGCGTGGGCGCCGCGTTTTCGACCTGCTCGCCCGCGCCGGGCGACGGGATTTCCACGGCGATGGCCGACTGACCCACACGGCTGGCTTCGACGGCGACTTCCTCGGTCCCACGCTGCGCGCCCGGCGCGGTGAGCAGGTGGTGGTCAACGTGGTGAACCGGCTGACCGTGTCCACCAGTGTGCACTGGCACGGCATGCACCTGCCGGCGCGGATGGACGGCGGACCGCATCAGACGATCCGGCCCGGAGCCACCTGGTCGCCCACGTGGACGGTGAACCAGCCTGCCGCCACGCTCTGGTATCACCCGCACCCCCACGGGGAGACCGAGGACCATGTCTACCGCGGTCTCGCCGGCCTGTT
The sequence above is a segment of the Micromonospora sp. WMMA1363 genome. Coding sequences within it:
- a CDS encoding RtcB family protein, which codes for MELVEESPYRFRIDRHDPMRVPGVVFATESLLPDAGADKSLEQVVNVATLPGIVDASYAMPDVHWGYGFPIGGVAATDVEAGGVVSPGGVGFDISCGVRLLAADLDLAALRPRLEAVMDGLGDSTPRGVGRGAVWHLSGRSELEAVLRGGSRYAVERGFGVERDLERCEDYGAVDDANPALVGERAIERGARQVGSLGSGNHFLEVQSVEEVYDEAVAGVFGLRPGQVTVMIHCGSRGLGHQICTDYVRTMEAAMRQHRIQVPDRQLACAPVDSHEGRAYLGAMAAAANYARANRQLLAHAAGTVFRRVTGSRLDLVYDISHNLAKLETHGTDGDARRLCVHRKGATRALPPGHADLPADLRDVGQPVLIPGSMGTGSYVLAGVPGAPAFASTCHGAGRVQSRKQAVKAERGHDPRRQLAARNVAVRGVSRKGLAEEMPAAYKDISAVVEAAEGAGLCRKVARVVPIGVVKG
- a CDS encoding archease — its product is MDPRPERGHRCVPHTADVRIEAWAPTRESCVAEAVTALVDMFTDPGGARPQDEREFHARAEQDEDLLVSVLDEVIFRMDTAGELPLETEVTDDGAGGLRVRWHTVDTDEVELVGSVPKAVALHELRFSPDGPGWSCTVTLDV